A genomic region of Colletotrichum destructivum chromosome 1, complete sequence contains the following coding sequences:
- a CDS encoding Putative serine/threonine-protein kinase, active: MPTLGFLKKKRTREANQDSQGSSLPTSPVTPTSSKPFDSSISTTISSLSSNSQQGLKQHDDPASSEAAKQQQMYPVTVHPPSQPPYNHQAGSQQNLPSINNLINPTQQDGSNNGHNYLAQPTQSSQPNPSPGTDPARLQQQQAQSMLHPPPPQQQQQQQQQQQQQHFGMQQQAVDQQVRQTKGKYTLTDFDILRTLGTGSFGRVHLVQSKHNQRFYAVKVLKKAQVVKMKQVEHTNDERKMLGEVKHPFLITLWGTFQDSKNLYMVMDFVEGGELFSLLRKSGRFPNPVAKFYAAEVTLALEYLHSRNIIYRDLKPENLLLDRHGHLKITDFGFAKRVPDKTWTLCGTPDYLAPEVVSNKGYNKSVDWWSLGILIYEMLCGYTPFWDSGSPMKIYENILKGKVKYPAYINPDAQDLLEKLITADLTKRLGNLYAGPNDVKNHPWFTEVTWDRLARKDIDAPYTPPVKAGAGDASQFDRYPEDPERYGSSGHDEYGHLFTDF; the protein is encoded by the exons ATGCCTACCCTCGGCTTCCTCAAGAAAAAACGGACGAGGGAGGCCAATCAGGATTCTCAAGGCTCCAGTCTACCCACCAGCCCGGTAACGCCTACCTCATCGAAGCCCTTTGACAGTTCCATCTCGACCACCATTTCCTCGCTGTCATCCAATTCCCAGCAGGGGCTGAAGCAGCACGACGATCCGGCTTCGTCCGAGGCGgcgaagcagcagcagatgtaccccgtcaccgtccacccgcccagccagccacccTACAACCACCAAGCCGGATCGCAGCAGAACCTCCccagcatcaacaacctAATCAACCCGACTCAGCAAGACGGTTCGAACAACGGCCATAACTACCTAGCCCAGCCGACCCAATCCTCCCAGCCGAACCCGAGCCCCGGAACCGATCCAGCCAGACtgcaacagcagcaagccCAGTCGATGCtgcacccgccgccgccgcagcagcagcaacagcagcaacagcaacaacagcaacaacacttcggcatgcagcagcaggcggtGGACCAGCAGGTCCGTCAGACCAAGGGGAAATATACATTGACCGACTTTGACATCCTGCGGACGCTGGGGACTGGTAGTTTCGGAAGAGTGCATCTGGTTCAGTCCAAACACAACCAGCGCTTCTATGCCGTCAAagtgttgaagaaggcgcaGGTCGTCAAAATGAAGCAGGTCGAACACACCAATGACGAGAGGAAGATGCTGGGCGAAGTCAAGCACCCCTTCCTGATCACGTTGTGGGGCACGTTCCAGGACTCCAAGAACCTGTACATGGTGATGGACTTTGTTGAAGGTGGCGAGCTGTTTTCGTTGCTAAGAAAATCCGGG CGCTTCCCTAACCCTGTCGCGAAATTCTACGCCGCCGAAGTCACGTTAGCGCTCGAATATTTGCACTCGAGGAACATCATTTACAGAGATCTCAAGCCCGAGAATCTGCTGCTCGACCGGCATGGGCACCTGAAGATAACAGATTTTGGTTTTGCCAAGCGAGTGCCAGACAAGACATGGACGCTTTGCGGTACCCCCGACTACTTGGCGCCCGAGGTCGTCTCGAACAAGGGTTACAACAAATCGGTAGACTG GTGGTCTCTGGGAATTTTGATATACGAGATGCTGTGCGGGTACACGCCGTTTTGGGACAGCGGGTCGCCAATGAAGATCTACGAAAACATCCTCAAGGGCAAGGTGAAGTACCCTGCCTACATCAACCCGGATGCCCAGGACCTTCTGGAGAAACTGATCACGGCGGATCTCACCAAGCGACTGGGTAACCTGTATGCCGGACCGAACGATGTCAAGAACCATCCGTGGTTCACGGAGGTTACGTGGGACAGGCTCGCCCGCAAAGACATTGACGCACCCTACACGCCCCCGgtcaaggccggcgcgggTGACGCTAGCCAGTTCGACAGGTATCCTGAGGATCCCGAACGATACGGCTCATCCGGACACGACGA ATACGGCCATCTATTCACCGATTTCTAA